In Streptomyces sp. TLI_146, the genomic stretch GCGGCGCCATGGACAGGCGCTCCCGAGAAGCTCCTCAAGGACTGGGCGGAGGACGAGGCCGCCAGGGCATCGTCGTGATTTCCGACGATGGCCTCCAGCGCGGCCAGTGCTCGTAGGTGCTCATCGTCAGCCAGCTCGAGCCGCCGGCGTTTCGCATCGGGCACCCAGGAGGCGGCCACCGCGCCGGGGAACCGGGTCGCACGCCCATGGGCCGCCTGCTGGAAGGCCGGTTTGAAGGACAACGCTCCCCACGCACCGATAATCAGCTCTCGCAACCGTCGCATCGCCGCTCCCTGTTGATCAGGCAAAGTCGGCGGAGCCTAATCCTCGGGACGCCATGAGCCGACAGCACCGGCTGCTCGGCACAGGGGCCGGATCAGCCGCGCCGGACCCGGCTCCCTGAATGTCGCGACGGAAGGCGGTTATCCACAGAAGCCAGCTAGTCCTCCACGGGAGTTGCCGAAAGCCCGGCACGAGCCGACCTTGCTAGCTAGGGTCAGCGTCGTTACGGCTCTCGCCCCCACCCCGCTCGCTCGTTCATGTGTTCGAGCATCGCGTGCGAACGATGAAGGGAGAGTGAGATGGGCAAGCACGAGAAGCCGAGGACTCGGCGGCCGACCGGCCACCAAGTCTGGTTACTCATCCAGATGTTGATCTGGACATGTAGCCGACTCGGCGACCAGTAGCCGGACACCGTGAGCATCGGCCGTCACTGCCGGCAAGCTACGGCGGCCGGTGCTCACACAACAGCTGATCTGTTGACCCACAACAGGTGAGTTGGTACTGAGCACCTTCTCACTAACAGGTGGGCTATTGGCAGACTAATTGAGGCGCCGCCATGACGCATATAACTTGACGCACTTCACGCCTGTGCGGCAACACAAAAGGGTCACAGCCGCTGCCGACGGCGCACGATGCTTCCCTGTTGGGCGCGAGCTGACGGCACAGCGCAACTGGCACTCTGGGTACCAAGCCTCAGCGTTGAGTTGTGCTCGGCAGCCTCTGGAGGGCCACGCCCGCGCCAGACAAGAGACCCTTCAGGGGCCGTCGTCATCTGGGCGTTGCGGCACGGCCCCAATGCCGAACCTCGCCCGCACATCGGCAGACGCACCCCCAGTGCACCACGTGGCGCACTGGTCGATCGCTTCGAGTCCCGACTGCCACTCATCGCCACCCTGCCCGCCGCTCATCGACAGCTGCGCCTGGCCTCACGAACGTGCCGGAGTCGAGGAACAGGTCCGTGAGCGCCCACACGCACGCGTCCAGCAGGTTGGGGGACTTCTCCTGCTCGTCGGAGGAGCCCACGTAGCTGGTCAACTGGTCTTCGAGTTGGGCGTAGGTGCGGGCTGGTCCGGCGTGGGTGATGCGGGACTGCCGCAGTCACCCTGACGCTGCTCGTGGTAGAGCGCGGCGGCCCGGCGCATCGCGGCCGTCGGGGTGCAGCGGCCTCGCTCGACGTGCAGGAGGAAGCCGCGGGGCTGCCGGTTGCCGTACTGCGCGTCGAGCGGGTACGAGCGGCCCGCCACGGTGAACGCGGTCAGGTCGACGCTCTGCGTGGTGGTGACGGCCGGGTCGACGGGCACCGGCAGAATCTCCACACCCAGCCGTAACGATCTCGCCGCAAGCCCGGCCTGCCCCCTGCCCCGTTACGCCTCTGCGTGAGGGACGTCCGGCGCAACCGGGTCTGGAATCTTGGGCGATGCGTAGAACCGAAGTCAGTGCGTAATCACGAGTTCCACGCCTCGGTTGGAGACGTGGGCCGAGATGTCATTGAAGTCGGCAACGACGGCGTCGGCATCCAAGGCGCCAACAGCGTGCGTAGTGGTGAGCGCTACCGTCCTCATGCCAGCCGCGCGCGCAGAGGTAAGGCCCGCTGGCGCGTCCTCGAACACAACGCACAGCGAGGGGTCCACGCCGAGTCGTTCAGCGGCGAGCAGGAAGGGCTCCGGGTGCGGTTTGTGGTGGGTGACGTCCTCAACAGTGACGAGGCATTGCGGCTGGATGCCAACTTGGGACAGGCGCGCCTCAGCCACACGGCGGGTCCCGGAGGTCACCACCGCCCATCGGGTCGGCGGCAGAGCCGCCAGGAACTCACTTGCCCCGGTTACCAGCGTCACGCCGCCAGCCTTGGCGTCGGCCACCTCGGCGTTCTCAAGCCGTGCAACTGCCTCTGCCACCTGCTCAGCGGGCAGAAGGTCCGCGACGATCGCGGCAGCCGGGCGGCCGTGCACCTCGACCTTCTTCACGTCTTCCAGTGTCATGCCATAGTCCGCAGCCCACTGGGTCCAACAGCGCACCACGGAGCGCAGCGTGGACACCAGGGTTTCGTCGCTGTCGAACAGCAGAGCTTCGGCTGAGATTCTCACCCGAGGATCCTACATGGAGTTTACTTTCGCGCATCCAGAATAATCGCGTCGCCAGCGCAGCGACCAGCGGTTATGCCAGAAATCCTGGATGACTCAGTAAGACGCGTCACAGCTGGCGACTGCATATTGACGCAGGGGCGGCGACGCGTGGTTCCAATCCGGTGAGCCCACACGCATAAACCCGCCAGCAGCGTCGGAACAATAAGGACAGCTCGAACAAAAGGTGCGCATAGCCCCCGATGAGTCGTGGGACACATTTCGACCACGACAGGCCGATCGGAACGTAGCCTGTCGCAGGAAAACACCCACCGACGCATAGAATCCGCAGGTCAACTGGGTTCCAGTCGCACAGCGAGGCGGATCCATACCTCCTGACGGGGGACCGAGGCACGCAGGCCCCTCTATAGGGTGCAGAGGGACGTAACCGAGTCGCCAAGTCCGCCTACCTGCCAGGTTCGGATGCCTGCCGGACGAACTGCACCCGAATGAAGATCATTTCTCTAGGCGTTCGCCGACGAGTGCCACTGAAGGATTTCTCATGTACAGCACCGCGCAGCAGAGTGGCCGCGTGACCCACTCCGCCGTCGCTGTCGCTTTGCACTGCGTTGCTAGGCAAATTCACCTGTCACAGTGCCTCCAAAGCGCAACTCGCCCACCAAGCAGGGCACCTCGCCCCTGCAGCCCGGCCGCGGTCCATTGACATGCCCTGGCCTCGCGATCGCACTGCGGAAGCCCCTTCGAAGTCGCGCACAAACGATGGATACCCGATGACACCGGTGCGCCGCTTGCTCGTCGGCGGCGAGATGCGTCAGTTGAGTCGGTACTGCAAGAAGCAGCTACTGAACTTCCCTCTACCCGACCCGTTCACCCTTGACGGCCTGATCGCCAACATAGAATTGGCCCGCGATTGCTCCATCCGTCTCGTGGCGTTGGGGTCTACGGGAACTGACCTTCACAGTCCGTGCGGCCTGCACATCCAGGCGGGACCTAAGAATTTCATTCTGTACAGGCGGAAGCCAACACCTAATCAGACATTTCACTCCATCTTTCATGAAATATCCCATTTGTGGCTTGATCATGGGAAGCACAGGGCGGGCGAGGGGCGATTGCCTCAGAGCTTCCAAGCCTTCCTCTTCGATCACTTGGGTGCCGACAGGGCCGCGCAGGCACGTGTGCACTACGACCGTCGCGAAGAACGCGAAGCGGAGCTGATGGCGTCGCTCATCCGGCAGCTCATTCGACAACAGGCCCGTCATGGAACAGACCTTGTCAGCGCCATGGAAGCCAGCCTCACTCACCCTCTCGCCCCACTGCGGCCCAGCCGCTTGTCGTAAGGACCTCCCATGCTGGGCCTCTTCATCCTCTGCGTGTGCCTGGAGATGACAGCCGTGGCCCTCTGGCGCCTGCCGGCGCTCCGCTACAGCGACCCGCTACGCCGCACTTTGTGGGGCTGTAGCGCTGGCTTCGCTGTGGCTCTTTGGGCCAGATTCCCGCCAGTCAAGGCTGCCTTGGACTGCGTGGCCGTCGATTTCAGCGCCTTGGTGAAGTACTTCTTCTCCATGATCGCCTCCCTCGCCCTTCTGAACTACGCGGTCACCAGCTACGGCGCCCAGAGCGACCCACCCCGACACATAGTCATCTGCCGGACAGTGGCGGTCGTCTCACGACGGGCAACCATCATCGTCATTCCAACGATGGTCATCCTCTTCTTCACCCTGGTCGACCGCTCCCACCCCACCCATGACTTTGCTGCCGACCATGCGGGGCAGTGGGGGGCAGCGGTCTTCATGACGTTGTTCTACCTGTACCTCGGCTCGGCGGCAGCAACTTGTGCCTTCCAATGGGGGCACGTGGCCCGGCGCGCGGAGACGAATTCGCTGCGCGCCGGACTCACCCTCGGTTCAGCTGCGACATGGTTGTACGCCGCGTACTCGGTGGTCCGCGTGTCCTTCATGTGGCTGGCGATGTTCATGCACGTCGCGCCCCCCGTAGAGCAGGTGGCCGGCAACGCCGGCGATCTACTCAATGTGGCTGCTGCCGCTCTGTTCGCTACGGGAGCCAGCTTGCCCACCACCGGCGTCGCCGCTCAGCGATGGCAGACATGGCGACTGCTCTATCGCTTGCAGCCCTTGCGCAGGGACCTAGCGCTGCAGTTCCCCCAGTTCAGCTTCCAACCCCTGGCATCGCGCCTCCGGGAGGCGACACGCCTTGCACCCTCACTGGACATACGGCTAGACCGGGCGATCCAGGAATGCGGCGATGCCGTCGAGCAACTGCGTCACTACGCAACAGCCAGCCTATGGCCTGCGGCCGAAGAGGCGGCGGCTAACCACGCAGATTCCGAGGCTGCGACGGAGGCGTATTGGATTGCGGCAGCATTGCGCCGCGCCCACGCCCATCAGCGTAGTGCGATCCCGGCAGCGCCCCTGCCGATGAAACCCTTCCCCGACAGCCAGAGCGAAGCCCGCTGGCTGGTGAGAGTCCAGGACATCTACGTCGGGCTCTCTCGGGGAGTCATCGACGAGATCCTCGTCCGAGCTGGCAGACCGCACGGCAATGAGCAGCCCACTGTCACCATGGCCGGCAGCAGTCAACCCTGATGACAAGCAGTGCCGGTGCCGCCAAGGTCGCCCTACTCGCCCTCGGCGTCGTCGGCGCGCATTTCCCGCATCACCAGCTCGGCAGCAACTGCCAGCATCTCCTCGGAGATACCGCCGCCACCGCGAGCGTTGACCGTTACCCGCCCCTCGCCGAGCCCTTGGGCCAAGAACCGCAGGCGCTCCATGATTTCCCGCTCCACCTGTTCACCCGTCTGGAAGTGAAACGGCGGTACGCCCAGGGCGTCAGCCAGCCCTTCATACACCGTGCCCAGAGGAAGACCGGCGAGGATCTCCTCTGCAGGGTGCTGCTCTGCGCGCAGCGCCTCGATCACCGCAGGCTCCACGATTTCCGCTTGCGCCCTCCGGTTAATGGCAGCCGCAAGCTCCTCATCACTCATCGGTCGCGTACGCAACAGGGCTCGCAGCTTCTCGCCCACCGTCCCGGCGACAGGACGACCGGCCACCAGACGATTCGCGGGCATGATTCCGAACGAAACGTCCTGCGCTGCTTCAAGTTCCGCCAGGCTCACGCCGTACAACTCGGCAGCACGCTCAGCAATGTCGGCCGCAAGGCGGCGCTTGCCGCCTTCGGCATTCCCCAGTGGAACGCGGCTGATACCAAGAGCCCTGGCCGCCTGCGTCTGCGAGTACTCCGCATCGGCCCTCAGACCAGCAAGGTCCGGGGGGCCAATTCGCTCGAACAGAACATCGACACTCTGGCCCAACGCTCGCGCGATGGCAGGAAGGCGCTCCGGCGGAGGCGTGGCCTTGCCGCTCTCCCAGTCCGCAACTGCGACCTTGCTGACCCCCAACGCCTCGCCGAGATCTTGCTGACGCTGCTCAGCGGCACGGCGCGCCGTCCGCAGGCGCCGGCCGTTGAAACTCCTCAGTGAGGACACCAGGCACTCCAGACGTGAGGAAAGCGGGGACTAGACCACCTTAGCGCCCGCCATTGAAGCCGGAAGCGAACTCAGGTAGATTCTCGAATCACGCACGGGGAGCAGCCTGCTTCCCAACCTAGCTTTCCGCTCCGGAGTCCTACATGCCCTTCATCGGCTCGCCGCCAGCGCACACGCTCGCGGAAGGACCACTGCCGCTAGAGAGCTTCGGCAGCTGGTCCATGATCACCCCGTGACGGTTACAGCTATCCGGTTCACTTCCGCGATGTCACGTCCCGGCCTAGACCAGGAAGCGCGTGGGAGGTTCGAAGACATCCCTCTCGCAGGGCACGCGCTTCCGATCCGCAGCCACTTGCCGACGCCTTCCATGGCGACTTGTACCGCGTCCTTTAGCTAAGTCTGGATCTTGTCGCAGCGTCCGCATATGTTCGTCGTCCCTCGCCGGGCACCTCGCCCCGCGTCAGAGATGAGGAGGAGCTGCGTGGGCCCTACATGGACCGGCCGGGCCGGGTGACCCGGAGAACAGCGGCGGCGCCTGAGAGGTGCAACTCCCAAGCGCCGAACGCCCAATGGAAACTCCCGCCCGTACAAGGGCTGGAGATTTACCCACCTTCACCGCACCGGGCCAATTCCCAAACACGCCCCGGAGCGGCACTCACTTCAGAGGAGAGTGTTGCATGCGCACTGCCCTGCGCAAAAGGCCGGTAAGACCGGTCAGCGCGGCAGGCTGCCCCCTGTCCACCGCCCGTGGCCGCCTGCGTGTCTGGCAGGGCCCTCTCCGGCATCGTGGCGGAGGTGAGGTCTGATGGCACGCATCCGCACGATCAAGCCGGAGGCTTTCGAGTCGGAAGACCTGGCCTCGGTCAGCGTCACCGCGGAGCGGACCTTCTTCGGGCTCCTGACGCAGGCCGACGACTCCGGCCGGCACCGCGACCACCCCGCCATCATCGCCGGGCGGCTATGGGCTCTGCGGCCGGAGCACACCGCCACGCACGTCGCACAGGATCTGGAGGAACTGGCTGGCGCCGGGTTGATCTGCCGGTACACCGGCTGCGATGGGCGCACCTGGCTCCACGTCGTCACCTGGGAGCGGCACCAGAAGATCGACCGCCCGTCCGCGTCGCGTCTGCCGCGGTGCCCGCATCACCAGGTAGGCCACAAGTGCGGTGGATGCGGTGCCGCCCAGTGCTCCGACGGCGCCGGACGCACCACCGTCCAGGTCGCTTCGCCGACGCCTCGTGCCGTCCTCGCCGAGGATTCGTCGAGGGCTCGTGGAGCCCTCGCACAGCCGGATACGGCCCAGGTTGCCGACGAGCCGCACAGGTCCGGTTCCCTGCCAGCACCGCCGGCTCCCGCTTGTGCCGATCCGCACGACATGGTTGCGCCCCATGGCCGGAAGTTCGGAGTTTCCGCAGGTCAAGAGAGTGTCGTCGAGGGCTCGCCGAGTCCTCGACGAAGCCTCGACGAGCCCTCGGCGTCTGGATCT encodes the following:
- a CDS encoding HAD-IA family hydrolase, with amino-acid sequence MRISAEALLFDSDETLVSTLRSVVRCWTQWAADYGMTLEDVKKVEVHGRPAAAIVADLLPAEQVAEAVARLENAEVADAKAGGVTLVTGASEFLAALPPTRWAVVTSGTRRVAEARLSQVGIQPQCLVTVEDVTHHKPHPEPFLLAAERLGVDPSLCVVFEDAPAGLTSARAAGMRTVALTTTHAVGALDADAVVADFNDISAHVSNRGVELVITH
- a CDS encoding MAB_1171c family putative transporter — protein: MTAVALWRLPALRYSDPLRRTLWGCSAGFAVALWARFPPVKAALDCVAVDFSALVKYFFSMIASLALLNYAVTSYGAQSDPPRHIVICRTVAVVSRRATIIVIPTMVILFFTLVDRSHPTHDFAADHAGQWGAAVFMTLFYLYLGSAAATCAFQWGHVARRAETNSLRAGLTLGSAATWLYAAYSVVRVSFMWLAMFMHVAPPVEQVAGNAGDLLNVAAAALFATGASLPTTGVAAQRWQTWRLLYRLQPLRRDLALQFPQFSFQPLASRLREATRLAPSLDIRLDRAIQECGDAVEQLRHYATASLWPAAEEAAANHADSEAATEAYWIAAALRRAHAHQRSAIPAAPLPMKPFPDSQSEARWLVRVQDIYVGLSRGVIDEILVRAGRPHGNEQPTVTMAGSSQP
- a CDS encoding helix-turn-helix transcriptional regulator is translated as MSSLRSFNGRRLRTARRAAEQRQQDLGEALGVSKVAVADWESGKATPPPERLPAIARALGQSVDVLFERIGPPDLAGLRADAEYSQTQAARALGISRVPLGNAEGGKRRLAADIAERAAELYGVSLAELEAAQDVSFGIMPANRLVAGRPVAGTVGEKLRALLRTRPMSDEELAAAINRRAQAEIVEPAVIEALRAEQHPAEEILAGLPLGTVYEGLADALGVPPFHFQTGEQVEREIMERLRFLAQGLGEGRVTVNARGGGGISEEMLAVAAELVMREMRADDAEGE